In Nicotiana tabacum cultivar K326 chromosome 17, ASM71507v2, whole genome shotgun sequence, one DNA window encodes the following:
- the LOC107809219 gene encoding uncharacterized protein LOC107809219 isoform X1: protein MAALAQQTKGNSLLSRFKAFLVFQKYKHTFSKDRRRRQHPADMGSGSVVETGEIDFSKWRKLDSRNFGISSSRIPASPWIVLKVLQSEGFEAYLVGGCVRDLILNRIPKDFDVITTARLSQIRRHFHRAEIVGRRFPICRVHVKGSIVEVSSFDTVAKQTGKREELSIPKMPKGFHQKDFILWKNSIHRDFTVNSLFFDPSMNRIYDYADAMVDLKSLQLRTLVPANLSFEQDCARMLRGLRLAARLKLSFSKDIEIAMHKLSSSIMKLDKSRLMMEVNYMLSYGAAEPSLSLLQRYNILDMLLPFHAAHLTQQSNKKLGESSAMLMKLFSSLDQLVTCGRPSHDSLWVALLAFHLALITKPQQAFVVLTFASVLYHGNWKEGVKFAKRHSDAAAIYTPEISDSQGSFTSDDELAERVTELAVLVQNSLDILNDKDSLREAMSKFIGSPCSGLVFVSKKMGKSVEVIFDILVEDVTSLKTRRNSFEIDYTLLGKGQMRETRFVIGQVILDTIAPGVIPGGEVIKNDKHTLVKVDAQSSVDDTGENIGGNVELKKRKFRCEDDNQPTANYEINHNRAEKRKLIQKGSFALEEVATKKQKSVIAQQSKDKAVEKQDLIEYNESLNQKLDNGDATNKKKAKGEHVELSQDEIKMVLEGVKYQVPRHEKEQKGGNKYQQTAVNHLKLLFDVDYGVTSKQHNSKEKSDSSQQNEERNESLDSRKQNLLGRNLASDKNSKPKAGKRTLSSLFR from the exons atGGCCGCGCTAGCCCAACAAACCAAAGGCAATTCCTTGCTGTCGCGCTTCAAGGCCTTTCTTGTCTTTCAG AAATATAAGCACACGTTTTCTAAAGACAGACGTCGGAGACAGCACCCTGCTGATATGGGTTCTGGCTCTGTGGTTGAGACAG GTGAAATTGACTTCTCAAAATGGAGGAAGCTTGACTCAAGGAACTTTGGGATAAGTAGCTCAAGGATACCAGCATCTCCATGGATTGTGCTGAAGGTTCTCCAAAGTGAAG GTTTTGAAGCATACTTGGTTGGTGGATGTGTCAGAGATCTAATTCTCAATAGAATACCAAAAGATTTTGATGTAATCACAACTGCAAGGCTTTCACAG ATAAGAAGGCATTTTCATCGTGCTGAAATTGTTGGACGACGGTTTCCAATATGTAGAGTACATGTCAAAGGTTCTATTGTGGAG GTGTCAAGTTTTGATACCGTGGCAAAACAAACCGGAAAAAGAGAGGAACTTTCCATCCCTAAAATGCCAAAGGGATTTCATCAAAAAGACTTCATTCTCTGGAAGAATTCCATACACCGGGACTTCACTGTTAACAG TTTATTTTTCGATCCATCCATGAATAGAATCTATGATTATGCCGATGCAATGGTGGACTTGAAGTCCTTACAG TTAAGGACTTTAGTACCAGCAAACTTGTCATTTGAACAGGATTGTG cGAGGATGCTGCGCGGCTTGAGACTGGCTGCTCGCCTTAAGTTGTCTTTTTCAAAGGATATTGAAATTGCTATGCACAAACTCTCATCATCCATAATGAAATTGGACAAG TCTAGACTAATGATGGAAGTCAACTATATGCTGTCTTATGGAGCTGCAGAGCCTTCTCTTTCTTTACTTCAGAGATACAACATCCTTGACATGCTACTACCATTTCAT GCAGCACACCTTACTCAACAGTCTAACAAAAAGTTGGGTGAAAGTTCTGCTATGCTGATG AAACTATTTTCCAGTTTGGATCAATTAGTCACCTGTGGTCGACCTTCTCATGATAGTTTATG GGTTGCACTTTTGGCATTTCATCTGGCATTAATCACTAAACCTCAACAGGCATTTGTCGTCCTGACTTTTGCATCTGTGTTGTACCATGGAAATTGGAAGGAAGGTGTTAAATTTGCTAAAAGACATTCTGATGCGGCAGCTATTTATACACCTGAAATTTCAGATTCTCAAGGCTCCTTTACATCAGATGATGAGCTTGCGGAAAGAGTAACAGAGCTAGCAGTGCTAGTGCAAAATTCTCTAGATATTTTGAATGATAAGGATAGCCTCCGGGAAGCAATGTCCAAGTTCATAGGTTCCCCATGCTCTGGTTTG GTCTTTGTATCGAAGAAAATGGGGAAGAGCGTTGAAGTAATTTTTGACATTCTTGTGGAAGATGTTACATCTCTTAAAACCAGGAGGAATAGTTTTGAAATAGATTATACTCTGCTTGGGAAAGGACAAATGCGTGAGACAAGGTTTGTTATCGGCCAAGTCATCCTTGATACTATAGCTCCTGGGGTCATTCCAGGCGGTGAAGTGATTAAAAACGATAAACATACGCTTGTTAAAGTTGATGCTCAATCGAGTGTAGATGATACAGGGGAGAATATTGGTGGGAATGTGGAGTTAAAGAAGCGGAAGTTCCGGTGTGAAGATGATAATCAGCCCACTGCAAATTATGAAATTAACCACAATAGAGCTGAGAAGCGAAAGTTGATTCAAAAGGGGAGCTTTGCTTTAGAGGAGGTAGCAACTAAGAAGCAAAAGTCGGTTATTGCCCAGCAATCCAAGGACAAGGCTGTTGAGAAGCAGGATTTGATTGAATATAACGAATCTCTTAATCAGAAGCTAGATAATGGGGATGCTACAAATAAGAAGAAAGCTAAGGGTGAGCATGTTGAGTTGTCTCAGGATGAAATAAAAATGGTTCTTGAAGGGGTGAAGTATCAAGTGCCGCGTCACGAGAAAGAGCAAAAGGGAGGCAATAAATATCAGCAGACTGCTGTAAACCATTTAAAGCTTTTATTCGACGTTGACTACGGTGTGACTAGCAAGCAGCACAATTCCAAAGAGAAGAGTGATTCCTCACAACAGAATGAGGAAAGGAACGAGTCGTTAGATAGCAGAAAACAGAATTTGTTGGGGCGTAATTTGGCTTCGGATAAGAATAGTAAACCAAAAGCAGGTAAAAGAACACTTTCAAGTCTTTTCAGGTGA
- the LOC107809219 gene encoding uncharacterized protein LOC107809219 isoform X2 yields MAALAQQTKGNSLLSRFKAFLVFQKYKHTFSKDRRRRQHPADMGSGSVVETGEIDFSKWRKLDSRNFGISSSRIPASPWIVLKVLQSEGFEAYLVGGCVRDLILNRIPKDFDVITTARLSQIRRHFHRAEIVGRRFPICRVHVKGSIVEVSSFDTVAKQTGKREELSIPKMPKGFHQKDFILWKNSIHRDFTVNSLFFDPSMNRIYDYADAMVDLKSLQLRTLVPANLSFEQDCARMLRGLRLAARLKLSFSKDIEIAMHKLSSSIMKLDKSRLMMEVNYMLSYGAAEPSLSLLQRYNILDMLLPFHAAHLTQQSNKKLGESSAMLMKLFSSLDQLVTCGRPSHDSLWVALLAFHLALITKPQQAFVVLTFASVLYHGNWKEGVKFAKRHSDAAAIYTPEISDSQGSFTSDDELAERVTELAVLVQNSLDILNDKDSLREAMSKFIGSPCSGLIKGFNIFIWKSL; encoded by the exons atGGCCGCGCTAGCCCAACAAACCAAAGGCAATTCCTTGCTGTCGCGCTTCAAGGCCTTTCTTGTCTTTCAG AAATATAAGCACACGTTTTCTAAAGACAGACGTCGGAGACAGCACCCTGCTGATATGGGTTCTGGCTCTGTGGTTGAGACAG GTGAAATTGACTTCTCAAAATGGAGGAAGCTTGACTCAAGGAACTTTGGGATAAGTAGCTCAAGGATACCAGCATCTCCATGGATTGTGCTGAAGGTTCTCCAAAGTGAAG GTTTTGAAGCATACTTGGTTGGTGGATGTGTCAGAGATCTAATTCTCAATAGAATACCAAAAGATTTTGATGTAATCACAACTGCAAGGCTTTCACAG ATAAGAAGGCATTTTCATCGTGCTGAAATTGTTGGACGACGGTTTCCAATATGTAGAGTACATGTCAAAGGTTCTATTGTGGAG GTGTCAAGTTTTGATACCGTGGCAAAACAAACCGGAAAAAGAGAGGAACTTTCCATCCCTAAAATGCCAAAGGGATTTCATCAAAAAGACTTCATTCTCTGGAAGAATTCCATACACCGGGACTTCACTGTTAACAG TTTATTTTTCGATCCATCCATGAATAGAATCTATGATTATGCCGATGCAATGGTGGACTTGAAGTCCTTACAG TTAAGGACTTTAGTACCAGCAAACTTGTCATTTGAACAGGATTGTG cGAGGATGCTGCGCGGCTTGAGACTGGCTGCTCGCCTTAAGTTGTCTTTTTCAAAGGATATTGAAATTGCTATGCACAAACTCTCATCATCCATAATGAAATTGGACAAG TCTAGACTAATGATGGAAGTCAACTATATGCTGTCTTATGGAGCTGCAGAGCCTTCTCTTTCTTTACTTCAGAGATACAACATCCTTGACATGCTACTACCATTTCAT GCAGCACACCTTACTCAACAGTCTAACAAAAAGTTGGGTGAAAGTTCTGCTATGCTGATG AAACTATTTTCCAGTTTGGATCAATTAGTCACCTGTGGTCGACCTTCTCATGATAGTTTATG GGTTGCACTTTTGGCATTTCATCTGGCATTAATCACTAAACCTCAACAGGCATTTGTCGTCCTGACTTTTGCATCTGTGTTGTACCATGGAAATTGGAAGGAAGGTGTTAAATTTGCTAAAAGACATTCTGATGCGGCAGCTATTTATACACCTGAAATTTCAGATTCTCAAGGCTCCTTTACATCAGATGATGAGCTTGCGGAAAGAGTAACAGAGCTAGCAGTGCTAGTGCAAAATTCTCTAGATATTTTGAATGATAAGGATAGCCTCCGGGAAGCAATGTCCAAGTTCATAGGTTCCCCATGCTCTGGTTTG ATAAAAGGCTTCAATATATTCATCTGGAAATCACTTTAG